In Zingiber officinale cultivar Zhangliang chromosome 8B, Zo_v1.1, whole genome shotgun sequence, a single genomic region encodes these proteins:
- the LOC122017615 gene encoding uncharacterized protein LOC122017615: MGSCVGKIFIRPSNPAGDSIVVVKDKLVVSESPPPLLLSSSSSNSLSVSSPFAFSISRSITKSLLSHSSSRVKPSTEQRPYTLKQRSPQREVARHEVERKENIRSRSLYGTTNWQRWKKKEMRMLRVHQILGESRIVSARILQLVEEELNNPLIFLECFIFL, encoded by the exons ATGGGTTCGTGTGTTGGCAAGATCTTTATCCGCCCTTCGAATCCTGCCGGCGACTCTATCGTCGTGGTGAAAGACAAGCTTGTCGTCTCCGAATCACCTCCTCCACTGctactctcttcctcttcttctaattcaCTCTCGGTTTCTTCTCCTTTCGCCTTTTCGATTTCGAGGAGTATTACCAAGTCTTTATTATCCCATTCTTCCTCGCGAGTGAAGCCTAGCACGGAGCAAAGGCCATACACACTG AAACAAAGAAGCCCACAGAGAGAAGTGGCAAGACATGAAGTTGAAAGGAAGGAGAACATTCGATCTCGGAGTCTCTACGGCACTACAAACTGGCAGagatggaagaagaaggagatgagaATGCTTCGTGTCCACCAAATCCTGGGCGAGAGCAGAATCGTCTCAGCAAGGATTCTTCAACTCGTTGAAGAAGAGCTAAATAATCCTCTTATATTTTTGGAgtgctttatttttctttga
- the LOC122013382 gene encoding UDP-glucuronate:xylan alpha-glucuronosyltransferase 1-like isoform X2, with translation MIMKELVVAANVSTEARLRSTATEFERYRFLFTEKNSSCKFETLKLTLLVIICCTLLSLAFSPVIHKEQQPSSDSSSRSRFVDMERIWQETGSDPRYLSHVEVDWVQLSNLVNNTNPRIGLLNFNSSEVGFWRRTLPETVVSPIELEYAPTSVTWEILYPEWIDEEEEYHVPSCPSLPQPIPEEGSKFDLVAVKLPCNRSGGGWSRDVARLHLQLAAARVAADAAAARVRVLIVSDCFPIPNLFRCRDLVKREGNLWLYEPKPAALEEKLRLPVGSCELVVPFEAKEISHTEFGSRREAYVTILHSAEQYVCGAIAAAKSIRLAGSKRDLVVLVDKTIGEEYRRGLADAGWKVRMIRRIRNPKAKRDAYNEWNYSKFRLWQLSDYDKVVFIDADLLVLRNADFLFSLTELSAVGNDGTLFNSGVMVVEPSECMFRLLMDHVDEITSYNGGDQGYLNEIFTWWHRLPKSVNYLKHFGGDEQRRAKNERLFAADPPAIYLAHYLGLKPWRCFRDYDCNWNLKSFWKFSSDAAHGKWWRVHDAMPESLQQFCLLSTKGKAFLEYNRRRAEAEGFADGHWRRNVTDPRSEVCSEAFCDWESMLVHWGENSSSTAGGRVDRGNRTAPLQI, from the exons ATGATTATGAAAGAGCTCGTCGTTGCTGCTAATGTCTCCACTGAAGCCCGGCTGAGATCAACAGCGACAGA GTTCGAAAGATACAGATTCTTGTTCACTGAGAAGAACTCAAGCTGCAAATTTGAGACCTTGAAGCTTACTCTGCTCGTCATCATTTGTTGCACACTTCTATCTCTTGCTTTCTCCCCTGTAATCCACAAAGAACAACAGCCCTCGTCGGATTCATCATCAAG GTCCAGATTTGTAGATATGGAGCGGATTTGGCAAGAAACAGGCTCAGATCCTCGATACCTTTCTCATGTAGAAGTCGATTGGGTTCAGCTATCTAATCTTGTTAATAACACGAATCCAAGGATTGGATTGCTAAATTTCAATTCCAGCGAGGTGGGATTCTGGCGGCGGACTCTGCCGGAAACAGTGGTTTCTCCGATCGAACTGGAGTACGCTCCGACGAGCGTCACCTGGGAGATTCTCTACCCGGAGTGGATCGACGAGGAAGAAGAATACCATGTGCCTTCTTGCCCTTCTCTCCCTCAACCGATACCAGAGGAGGGATCAAAATTCGATCTTGTCGCCGTCAAACTGCCTTGCAATAGATCCGGCGGCGGGTGGTCGCGGGACGTGGCCAGGTTGCACCTCCAGCTCGCGGCCGCCAGAGTTGCGGCGGATGCTGCGGCGGCTCGTGTGCGGGTGCTTATCGTCAGCGACTGCTTCCCGATTCCGAATCTTTTCAGGTGCAGAGATCTTGTTAAACGCGAGGGGAATCTTTGGCTTTACGAGCCTAAGCCGGCAGCGCTGGAGGAGAAGCTCCGGCTTCCGGTCGGATCGTGCGAGCTCGTCGTCCCTTTTGAAGCAAAAG AGATATCGCACACCGAATTCGGCAGCCGGCGAGAAGCCTACGTGACCATACTCCACTCAGCGGAGCAGTATGTGTGCGGAGCCATCGCCGCGGCGAAGAGCATCCGATTGGCCGGATCGAAGAGGGACCTCGTCGTCCTCGTCGACAAGACGATTGGCGAGGAGTACCGGCGCGGCCTTGCTGACGCCGGGTGGAAGGTCCGCATGATCCGTCGGATTCGCAACCCGAAGGCGAAGCGCGACGCCTACAATGAGTGGAACTACAGCAAGTTCCGGCTGTGGCAGCTCTCCGACTACGACAAGGTCGTCTTCATCGACGCCGACCTTCTCGTCCTCCGCAATGCCGACTTTCTGTTCTCGCTGACGGAGCTCAGCGCAGTGGGGAACGACGGGACTCTGTTCAACTCCGGCGTCATGGTGGTGGAACCGTCGGAGTGCATGTTCCGGCTACTGATGGATCACGTCGACGAGATCACGTCCTACAACGGCGGCGACCAGGGGTACTTGAACGAGATCTTCACATGGTGGCACCGGTTGCCCAAAAGCGTCAACTACTTGAAGCACTTCGGCGGCGACGAACAGAGGAGGGCAAAGAATGAGAGGTTATTCGCGGCAGATCCACCGGCGATCTACCTGGCGCATTACTTGGGACTGAAGCCGTGGCGGTGCTTCCGGGACTACGACTGCAACTGGAATTTGAAGAGCTTTTGGAAGTTCAGCAGCGACGCAGCGCACGGGAAGTGGTGGCGGGTCCACGACGCGATGCCGGAGAGCCTGCAGCAGTTCTGCCTTCTGTCGACGAAGGGGAAGGCGTTCTTGGAGTACAACAGGAGGCGGGCGGAGGCGGAGGGGTTTGCCGACGGACACTGGAGGAGGAACGTTACGGATCCGAGGTCGGAGGTGTGCTCAGAGGCGTTCTGCGATTGGGAGAGCATGCTGGTGCATTGGGGGGAGAACAGTTCGTCGACGGCCGGCGGCCGAGTTGACCGTGGTAATCGCACGGCACCTCTGCAGATCTGA
- the LOC122013382 gene encoding UDP-glucuronate:xylan alpha-glucuronosyltransferase 1-like isoform X1 — MIMKELVVAANVSTEARLRSTATEKIKSQKLRDFRFERYRFLFTEKNSSCKFETLKLTLLVIICCTLLSLAFSPVIHKEQQPSSDSSSRSRFVDMERIWQETGSDPRYLSHVEVDWVQLSNLVNNTNPRIGLLNFNSSEVGFWRRTLPETVVSPIELEYAPTSVTWEILYPEWIDEEEEYHVPSCPSLPQPIPEEGSKFDLVAVKLPCNRSGGGWSRDVARLHLQLAAARVAADAAAARVRVLIVSDCFPIPNLFRCRDLVKREGNLWLYEPKPAALEEKLRLPVGSCELVVPFEAKEISHTEFGSRREAYVTILHSAEQYVCGAIAAAKSIRLAGSKRDLVVLVDKTIGEEYRRGLADAGWKVRMIRRIRNPKAKRDAYNEWNYSKFRLWQLSDYDKVVFIDADLLVLRNADFLFSLTELSAVGNDGTLFNSGVMVVEPSECMFRLLMDHVDEITSYNGGDQGYLNEIFTWWHRLPKSVNYLKHFGGDEQRRAKNERLFAADPPAIYLAHYLGLKPWRCFRDYDCNWNLKSFWKFSSDAAHGKWWRVHDAMPESLQQFCLLSTKGKAFLEYNRRRAEAEGFADGHWRRNVTDPRSEVCSEAFCDWESMLVHWGENSSSTAGGRVDRGNRTAPLQI, encoded by the exons ATGATTATGAAAGAGCTCGTCGTTGCTGCTAATGTCTCCACTGAAGCCCGGCTGAGATCAACAGCGACAGA AAAAATAAAGTCTCAGAAGTTGAGAGATTTCAGGTTCGAAAGATACAGATTCTTGTTCACTGAGAAGAACTCAAGCTGCAAATTTGAGACCTTGAAGCTTACTCTGCTCGTCATCATTTGTTGCACACTTCTATCTCTTGCTTTCTCCCCTGTAATCCACAAAGAACAACAGCCCTCGTCGGATTCATCATCAAG GTCCAGATTTGTAGATATGGAGCGGATTTGGCAAGAAACAGGCTCAGATCCTCGATACCTTTCTCATGTAGAAGTCGATTGGGTTCAGCTATCTAATCTTGTTAATAACACGAATCCAAGGATTGGATTGCTAAATTTCAATTCCAGCGAGGTGGGATTCTGGCGGCGGACTCTGCCGGAAACAGTGGTTTCTCCGATCGAACTGGAGTACGCTCCGACGAGCGTCACCTGGGAGATTCTCTACCCGGAGTGGATCGACGAGGAAGAAGAATACCATGTGCCTTCTTGCCCTTCTCTCCCTCAACCGATACCAGAGGAGGGATCAAAATTCGATCTTGTCGCCGTCAAACTGCCTTGCAATAGATCCGGCGGCGGGTGGTCGCGGGACGTGGCCAGGTTGCACCTCCAGCTCGCGGCCGCCAGAGTTGCGGCGGATGCTGCGGCGGCTCGTGTGCGGGTGCTTATCGTCAGCGACTGCTTCCCGATTCCGAATCTTTTCAGGTGCAGAGATCTTGTTAAACGCGAGGGGAATCTTTGGCTTTACGAGCCTAAGCCGGCAGCGCTGGAGGAGAAGCTCCGGCTTCCGGTCGGATCGTGCGAGCTCGTCGTCCCTTTTGAAGCAAAAG AGATATCGCACACCGAATTCGGCAGCCGGCGAGAAGCCTACGTGACCATACTCCACTCAGCGGAGCAGTATGTGTGCGGAGCCATCGCCGCGGCGAAGAGCATCCGATTGGCCGGATCGAAGAGGGACCTCGTCGTCCTCGTCGACAAGACGATTGGCGAGGAGTACCGGCGCGGCCTTGCTGACGCCGGGTGGAAGGTCCGCATGATCCGTCGGATTCGCAACCCGAAGGCGAAGCGCGACGCCTACAATGAGTGGAACTACAGCAAGTTCCGGCTGTGGCAGCTCTCCGACTACGACAAGGTCGTCTTCATCGACGCCGACCTTCTCGTCCTCCGCAATGCCGACTTTCTGTTCTCGCTGACGGAGCTCAGCGCAGTGGGGAACGACGGGACTCTGTTCAACTCCGGCGTCATGGTGGTGGAACCGTCGGAGTGCATGTTCCGGCTACTGATGGATCACGTCGACGAGATCACGTCCTACAACGGCGGCGACCAGGGGTACTTGAACGAGATCTTCACATGGTGGCACCGGTTGCCCAAAAGCGTCAACTACTTGAAGCACTTCGGCGGCGACGAACAGAGGAGGGCAAAGAATGAGAGGTTATTCGCGGCAGATCCACCGGCGATCTACCTGGCGCATTACTTGGGACTGAAGCCGTGGCGGTGCTTCCGGGACTACGACTGCAACTGGAATTTGAAGAGCTTTTGGAAGTTCAGCAGCGACGCAGCGCACGGGAAGTGGTGGCGGGTCCACGACGCGATGCCGGAGAGCCTGCAGCAGTTCTGCCTTCTGTCGACGAAGGGGAAGGCGTTCTTGGAGTACAACAGGAGGCGGGCGGAGGCGGAGGGGTTTGCCGACGGACACTGGAGGAGGAACGTTACGGATCCGAGGTCGGAGGTGTGCTCAGAGGCGTTCTGCGATTGGGAGAGCATGCTGGTGCATTGGGGGGAGAACAGTTCGTCGACGGCCGGCGGCCGAGTTGACCGTGGTAATCGCACGGCACCTCTGCAGATCTGA